ACGTTTCCATTTCCCCTGCAGAGGGATCAGGGTGCAAGCTCTGCCCCCCAAACTGGCTGCTGCGCAGGGACAAGTGCTACTGGGTGTCTAAGGAAAAAAATCCCTGGGACAAGAGCCGCGATGACTGTTCAAGGAGGAGCTCTCGGCTGCTGGTGATCCGGGACCAGGATGAGATGGTAAATAAAACTTGTCCTGGAGATATGGGCATCACTAGTAACAATTAATACACAGAACTCCTGTGTTGTGTCTGTCAATGTTGCTTTATatcggggtggccaaacttaccgACCCTGTGAGCCATATACAAGAATCTTCGGAAGTTCAAGAGCTGGGTGCTCCTGCAGGGACTTAGGCTTCAtccctgcctgggggtggggggatgtcctcagggcttcagccctgcaggagaCACCTGACAAGGCTCAGGAAATTCAGCCCTGCGAGGGGAAGAGACTCGTGGGTCTTTGGCCCCAtgggaggcacctactggggatTGGGgcatcagccctgctcctgctgaaggcCCAAGCCCCAGGAGGCATGCCCTGGAGGGCTACAGCCTCAaggcccccccatccccactgggCAGGAAGCCAGAGGTGACTCGTGAGGGGCACATGCCCTCCCAGATTTTTCCCAGGGCTTGCTGGTCTATAGCAGAAGCCCCTAgctccaccaccctgctgcagggcagaagccctgcgctcccccccagtctggtaggcagagaatggggggtgcatgggggctgcGCAAGCTGCACTTTCACTGTAATGAGATGCCTATGGCTCACAAGCcatggtttggccacccctgctctacacagACCCACATactaaaaagcaaggaaatgaaaagttcaGGCCAGCAACTGCACATAAcctgtgcccagccccccagcgGTGACACCTCACCGACAGtatgacccccccaccccacagactgTACCAAGGCCTTAATTCTGCCCCAGTCAGGACAGAAACTAAACAACTGGCCCCTGGTCACAGAGGGTGTCtggggaattgaacccagttcCCAGAGTCTCTAGCTAACACCTTAACCACTttaaccctccttccccatcacttcaTTCTTCCATGTCATTTACAGACTTTCATTCAAAATACTTCCAAAGACACAAACCAGCTCTGGCTTGGACTCACTGTTACATCCCCTGCGAGGAATTGGACTTGGGTGGACGGCTCCGTGTTCAATCCAACACTGTGAGTGTTTTTATCCTCTGATTCCATGTGAGATGTGcagcagggggcacagggctgtTGCTTTCCAGCATTGGTGAGAGCAGAGGCTACGTACGGGCACAAGGAATGTTAAGTGCTAGGCAGAGTCCTCTGCACAGAGAGATGCATCCTGAGCCTCATTCAATGGTTTCCACGGCAGTTGGGCTAATCCTGAGGGCTGGGttacataagagcggccatactgggtcagaccaaaggtccatctagcccggtatcttgtctaccaacagtggccaatgccaggtgccccagaggaagtgaacttaaaaggcaatgatcaagtgatctctctcctgccatccatctccatcctctgacgaacagaggctagggacaccattcttacccagcctggctaatagccattaatagacttaactggataaattaatggaggttctcttttaaaccctgttatagtcctagccgtcACAACCtcatcaggcaaggagttccacaggttgactgtgcgctgtgtgaagaagaacttcctttaatttgttttaaatctgctgcccaggTTTTGTAATATGGACAAGTGTTTTCCAGAAATAGTCCTAGGCCAACCAGCTGTTACTAAAGGATCATGGGCTAGGAAGTGTTTTATCAACTAAGGCTCTGTAGGAACAATTCAGCGGTTAAGGAAGAAATTTGAGAGTTGTCAGAATGAGGAAAAGCTGCTAAAAATCCTGTTCAAAAATTCCAAACAATgattctttatttattttgttaccCAGGTTCAATGTAAAGGATCCTGCTGAAGAAAAGAACAGCTGTGGGATGATAAAAGCAGATAGAATTCATTTTGAAACCTGCAGTGCTGCATCTAAATGGATTTGTGAAAAAGATGCTCTCCtgatatagacaatgacattaatAATCTGTATTTTCGATGTGTGAACGAGAAATCTTCTTTAGTTTCAGTCGGTCCCATAAATGATGAATATTGAAGGGGAGCTTCAAAGGGAAAAATTGGGCttctgcccttcctcctcccccctgatTTTATAACGCGGATAAAGACAGAACAACAGGCTTTTCTTGTATTTGAAATTCAGGTCCTGTCTGGGCTGGAAGATTATGGTGAAGGGAGAACTAGTGAAATGACGTCACAAGTAGAGCTGGGGGAAATTTTTcactgaatattttatttgtcaaaaaatgcagttttgggtcaAACAAGACTATTCACAAACTGGTGTTGAATTCACTGAATTGTTTcaggcaaaataaaataataattttaaaaatccaggcTAGGGTCACAAGGGGACTGGAGGAGGAGACAGCAGCTAACTCCATCCAATAGCCAAGTGGTTTGTGCCCAGATTTGAATCCCTGCTAATAGATTAGCCATATGTATCTAGACGTGGCTAACCTATTTTAGGACAGTTTTGTGTCAGCAACAGAATCCATTCCCAGAAAAGAGCTCAACATATGTAATAAGCAGATATGAGTAAGACAAATATATTGCAGAGCAAAGTTACGCAGTTGAGTTCAGACACCTTCAAGAATCTAAAAAGCTGCAGAGAAGGCATCTAACTCAAGCAGCAACAATCTACCCTCTGGAATTTGCAATAATTAGCATTTGTTTAAAATTAGCAGCCTGGACATTCCAACACTGCAGTGCATTTATAAAAGACATGcaagaaaatattttacattaaaaagtTCCTTAAAGAAATCTGTCCCTGAAGTGCAGCCTGCGGAGGTGAAAATCGGCAGTCAGTGACCAGGAGCAGCACACAAGtttgggcagggaggggaaagaggagcctcctgaaaaaaataaaataaagaggttGCAAAGTGTCTCTAGGGCCACATTGTCACAAAAGGAGGCTCCCAGGCACAAATTCAGAGGCTGGGTTTGCATGAAGACACCCACACTCTATCTCacagggcagcacagctgcattgctGGCTGTAGATGGTAGAGGTGGACAGAGCTTGAAAGTGCCAACACTATGCAGAACCCAACACGGAGGGCCCAAGGCCCAAGCCGATCTCTGGCACCCAAGGGGTTGCAGGGAGGCTGTCTGCACAAAGGCAGGCGTTGCAGTTTGTGGCTACAGCAAGGAGCCATGACCCAGTGTGAAGTGTACAAACCCCAGAAGGGCAGGAAATCATTGAAGGCACCAGGGAGCAACAGGAGCCAATGGGATGAATTGAGCAAGGGGGGAAATTTCAAGGCTGGTGCTGAGGAGATGATCCCCAGCAGTGAGGGGGTCTGAGAATCTGGGACATTGCAACCCCCCGCAGTCTCTTTGGGGACCAGTGTGTTAAATGTATGAATGGCTTCTCTCTGCTTGTGTTCTGCTCCATGGGGGAAGGTGATCACAGCTGTAttcacactattgtaataataaaaataaataatattcacACCCCTacacattattgtaataatcGTTATACAAAATACATCTTTTAAaggcatcatttgaaaactaataacttgctggcCAATAATATCATGGGGAAATggatgtagcaacattatatgtaacataaaagcagcaaagagtctccACAATGCTTTTGCCCTAGAATAAATGTATCCGCTAGCACACAGCCCTCTCTCAGCTTATAACAGGCTGGGCATTGTGTTCAGAAAGAAAGCGCAGGCGCTGGCTCTTAgtcagactggcttgctggggacaTTGCAGTGTATGAACGGGAGCTGTGCAACTTTAAGTGCCCCGGTCAGGGAGTGGGACAGGGTCTCTGCCCAGagactggggggggtgggggctggagcctAGAGCCCTCATCTGATGGAGGTGGGATAGAGATCCAGTTACCTGAAACTGTGACAGCCTCCCCGAGAGAAGGGTCACAAACGGCAGCATTAGGGTAATTGACAACTAGGACTGGATAAAATCCTGGAGGCAGACTAAGAAACAAGGAACCAGGCTGCAGCATGGAGGGGACCAGAACCAGGCTTTGTCACAGCTAGTCTGCGATTCTCTTGAGTTCAGGAATCCCCTCCCACCGCTcgctcctctcccttcccaggggtATCAGGTTTACTGCAGATCCATTTTCTTGGTGTGCTGCAGCTTGAGCTGATCACAGTGATATCTTCATCCAAGTACGCACAGTCTGCTCCGCTGTCTATTTCAAACCTGTAACCCAGAAGCAATTGGAGCTAGAGTCAGTGTGTGCCAGGCACAGACCAAgtcagggaggggagctgctgcactctcagctcctcaggatccccctccctgcaccaggccctgctcccagcagaaggggaTGTTAAAGCAGCCAGTGGGGCACTGCCAGTGCCTCTGACCAGCGCAGAGGGAGAAAACTCACCGATGGTCAAACTTGGTCCCGTTGGCCCATTTCCAGACCTGGCCCGTGTCCTTCCAGAGGCCGATCCAGTGGTCCAGTTTGCCTCTGTATGGCAGCAGGGAATCCTTACAAATGCAATAAATGCATCAGCTGTGTTGGACCCTGACTCTGCTGCTCCCCTCTTTGGGCTGCAGGGGATTTCTAGAGGCCTCTTCCATGGTTACTGGGTGCTGGGATCTGATATGTATTAACCCTTTACTTTCCCACATCCTCATTTTTGGGGCCGTGGCAGCTACTGGCTGAAGCAGGAATTGAGCTGCAAGGTCACTGtctgcccagcagccccttctcagagcacagcagggccaggagggagagggggctgcagggggagggcagACAGACCCCTGCCACCAGGGCAGGGAAGCTGAGGGGAAGAGGCCTAAAGCAGACCTCACCTGCAGCTggattccccctgccccacccatgaggaaaccctggagctgggctgagctgggggggcaggttctcacctgctccagccccaggcagcccattggtctggagctgactgagccagcccagccctgcacaggaCGAGTCTCCCACCTGGGCTCTGACAGACACAGGGTcaaggggctggagccccaggtccAGCCAGGATTCAGCTGCCAGAACCGCACTGACTCTGGCTGCCCAGCCTGGGAGGCACCCGGGCTCCTCTCGGCCCtacaggggctgagcccagcctgACTCCAGCCCTGTCAGTGGTGCCAGCGATCGCTGGGCTTGGCACAAAGCATCTAACCGGCTTCTCACCAGCTCCTGCGGACTCTCAATCCCGGCAAGGGAGGCAGCGTGTGACGAGCAGAAGCTCTGGCTGTAGGTCCAGTTCTCCTCAGCCTTAGAAAAATAGTAACATTTCCCTTGGATCCGGATCCAGCCGTCCgggcaccagggggcagcaggggggcatggaggaggcTGCTTAGATGTTACCACtagaaaacacaaaacacaaggGGAGAGATCGTCCATCTCTCATCTCTGTGGAGAACGAGCAGGGGCAGAAACAAGAACTGCCCGATGGGATCAGACTGAGGGGAGAGATGGGCCAGTCTgagagtggccagcagcagctgcaccagaGGCCACGGCCCAGCAACCCGACAAGCAGCGTGGCTGGAGTTTGTTATGACACACACACTGCGGCAGCGCCAGAGGCCAACCAGGCCAAGCCCCCATCGGGCTGGGGATGTGCAGAGTGTGCAGCCAAGGGAATGGGGAAGGTGAGAGCAAGGGAGGAGTGTGTCTGGCAGGGGCACTGGAATGGGGTGGTAAGGGggggccatgccccccccccatgttttAACATGGGgggcccaggcctgcccacttgTTAACCTGGGCGTAGAGCCTCAGGCAGGCACGGTGCTGGTGGCGGCAGCAGGGGCTGCGCTTCACGGCCGGGGAGCTATGGGGAGCTCCCCTGCTATGACGTGCAGCCCCTGCTACCAGCACCAGCCTCgtggggggctgagctgggccttGCTCCCCTCTTCCCACCAATGCCGCCACCCCCGCTCCTCTTTCCTTCCGAGGCCCCGacacctggccaggccagaagccagagccgggGTGTGttaagagccacccagggaacctgggctgctgtggggagccccagacactCCACTGGCCctggggggaaggagtgggggaggggccacagTTCCTGCACCGGTGctctgcctccccccgcccccacagcagGTCCCACGCTcctgctgcccagcacatggaTTCTCGTACAGGGCTAAGGGCAGTGTCATGTGCTCACACCTTCCACAGCCACATCTacagagctgggcagctcagcccaGAAGGCAGCGCAGGGTGAACACCGAGCGGGTCACTTCTGTGACTGATCTCATGGGAGCAGGTACAATAGGCAGAGGCAgaatgttaggcctggtctacactaggactttaattcgaatttagcagcgttaattcgaattaaccgcgcacccgtccacaccaggaagccatttaattcgacctagagggctctttagttcgaattcggtactccaccccgacaggtggagtaacgctaaattcgacatggctagctcgaattaggctaggtgtggatgcaaatcgaacttagtagctccgggagctatcccacactgcaccactctgttgacgctctggacagcagtccgagctcagatgttctgatcagccatacaggaaaagccccgggaaaatttgaattccttttcctgtctggccagtttgaatctcattgcCTGTGTGGatgtcgtggcgagctcagcagcactggcagcgatgcagagctctccagcagaggagtccatgcaatctcagagtagaaagagggccccagcatggactgaccgggaactcttggatctgatcgctgtgtggggcgatgagtctgtgctttcggagctgcgctccaaaaaacggatgcaaagacctacgagaaggtctccaaagccatggcactcagaggatacagccgggatgcaacgcagtgccgtgtgaaaatcaaggacctgagacaaggctaccaaaaaatcaaagcggcaaacggacgctccggagcccagccccagacatgccgcttctacgaggcactgcatgccattctcggtgggtctgccacactgccccaccagtgaccgtggactctgaggatgggatagcgtcgacgggcagttcctcggcgatgttcgatgatggggaagatgaggaagggtttgtggaggacgaggcaggtgacagcgcttacaatactgctttccctgatagccaggatctcttcatcaccctcacagagatcccctaccaaccctccctggccgttaacccggactctgaatcaggggaaggatcagtcggtaagtgctataaacatgtaaacatttatttttttaacaaaataggaataaaaactatatgaaaagaaggtcaatgcatatagggatcgaacagaaatcctcttgggacagttccacgaagctctcggagaggtactcgaaaagcctccgcaggaggttcctggggagaggtgccttattgggtgctccgtggaagcacactcttccgtgccaggccatcctgaggtatagtgggagcattgcctcgaccagcatggcagcatagggccttggtctgtgcagggattcacgcagcatgcgctctgtttctcctgctgacccgcctcagggtgatctcgctcagcgactgctgcatctaattaggggaattactgtaatgttactattgtgaatgcttgacttttcatttgcataacaatgaccggctgcagaggaaaagcatacagtgatctttcccggggacagccgcgagggctggaacagggtcagactttatgctttccagattgcctgcagcaggagggcactgctatccattaactgttaagcagcctaaagtttacggcttaccaggcctggctgctacacggattctgctgtcctgccccgcttgtccgatctccagtgcaagaccccaggcaatgaaagcgaatgccaaaaattcaaacttgtcctgagagcacatgagattaggtgccctgtatggtcttgttcacagaaactgagtagaccgtgttcagtgttcgcaaacatgtatctttgcaaggaaatcacttcctttttccccatcacacagctgcggctctttcccgaactgccccggcatctccctcacagaggctggcgcagattaggcggcgaaagagaaagactcgggacgagatgttcgctgaactgatggcctgttccagagccgaggcggcccagcagagccagtggagggagaccctctctcagcagcagcgctcacacagggaacaggaggacaggtggcgacaggaagaccagcaggcgactcaaacgctgcttggactaatgagggagcaaacggacacgctccggcgccttgtggatgttctgcaggaccacaggcaggagcagagagcccccctgaactgtatctgcaaccgccctcccccgccacaaagtcctgtccccccccacccaaaatcaca
This sequence is a window from Mauremys reevesii isolate NIE-2019 unplaced genomic scaffold, ASM1616193v1 Contig89, whole genome shotgun sequence. Protein-coding genes within it:
- the LOC120394995 gene encoding killer cell lectin-like receptor subfamily B member 1B allele C, with the protein product MRLLLDSVLFCPCSPSSALVMAGEIVYADLNILGASSNPLHPPRHLNHTQCPRWHRLAAGLGAAGILILLGAVIAMGVWEGSGCKLCPPNWLLRRDKCYWVSKEKNPWDKSRDDCSRRSSRLLVIRDQDEMTFIQNTSKDTNQLWLGLTVTSPARNWTWVDGSVFNPTLFNVKDPAEEKNSCGMIKADRIHFETCSAASKWICEKDALLI
- the LOC120394997 gene encoding C-type lectin domain family 2 member D-like codes for the protein MSHPANSSSRKPAVWDCPAALRAIIVVTMVVVIALVAALIVVTSKQPPPCPPAAPWCPDGWIRIQGKCYYFSKAEENWTYSQSFCSSHAASLAGIESPQELDSLLPYRGKLDHWIGLWKDTGQVWKWANGTKFDHRFEIDSGADCAYLDEDITVISSSCSTPRKWICSKPDTPGKGEERAVGGDS